The following proteins come from a genomic window of Sandaracinaceae bacterium:
- the tdh gene encoding L-threonine 3-dehydrogenase — translation MRALVKAKAQEGIWLQDQPRPEIGPNDVLIEISKTAICGTDIHIYNWDEWSQRTIPVPMTVGHEFVGRVAELGSHVRGFEVGDRVSGEGHITCGHCRNCRAGKRHLCRNTVGVGVNRTGAFAEYLSIPATNAFKLPDDVSDDIAAFLDPLGNAVHTALSFDLVGEDVLITGAGPIGCMAVAICKHVGARHVAITDVNPFRLELAKKLGATRTIDVRTENIADVQRELGMTEGFDVGLEMSGNGQALRDMLRNMNHGGRVAILGIPPSDTAIDWDLVIFKGLVLKGVYGREMFETWYKMISMLQSGLDVSPILTHTLPVEEFQRGFDVMRSGESGKVVLDWRKAG, via the coding sequence GTGAGAGCCCTCGTCAAGGCCAAGGCCCAGGAGGGCATCTGGCTCCAGGACCAGCCGCGCCCCGAGATCGGCCCGAACGATGTGCTGATCGAGATCAGCAAGACCGCGATCTGCGGCACCGACATCCACATCTACAACTGGGACGAGTGGTCGCAGCGCACGATCCCCGTGCCGATGACGGTCGGCCACGAGTTCGTCGGCCGCGTCGCCGAGCTGGGGAGCCACGTGCGCGGCTTCGAGGTCGGCGACCGGGTCAGCGGCGAGGGCCACATCACGTGTGGACACTGCCGCAACTGTCGCGCCGGCAAGCGGCACCTGTGCCGCAACACGGTCGGCGTGGGCGTCAACCGCACCGGCGCGTTCGCGGAGTACCTCTCCATCCCCGCGACCAACGCGTTCAAGCTGCCCGACGACGTCTCCGACGACATCGCGGCCTTCCTCGACCCGCTCGGCAACGCGGTGCACACCGCGCTCAGCTTCGACCTCGTCGGCGAAGACGTGCTCATCACGGGCGCGGGCCCCATCGGCTGCATGGCGGTGGCCATCTGCAAGCACGTCGGCGCGCGTCACGTCGCGATCACCGACGTCAACCCGTTCCGGCTCGAGCTGGCGAAGAAGCTCGGCGCGACGCGCACCATCGACGTGCGCACCGAGAACATCGCGGACGTGCAGAGGGAGCTCGGCATGACCGAGGGCTTCGACGTCGGCCTCGAGATGAGCGGCAACGGCCAGGCGCTGCGGGACATGCTCCGCAACATGAACCACGGCGGCCGGGTCGCGATCCTCGGCATCCCGCCGTCCGACACCGCCATCGACTGGGACCTCGTCATCTTCAAGGGCCTCGTGCTCAAGGGCGTCTACGGCCGGGAGATGTTCGAGACCTGGTACAAGATGATCTCCATGCTCCAGAGCGGGCTGGACGTCTCGCCCATCCTCACCCACACGCTCCCCGTCGAGGAGTTCCAGAGGGGCTTCGACGTGATGCGCTCGGGCGAGAGCGGCAAGGTCGTGCTCGACTGGCGCAAGGCAGGGTGA
- a CDS encoding alanine racemase, translating to MIAETPCLLLDRARLDANCARMREAVARRGARLRPHVKTAKCVEVADAALGDAPFRGIAVSTLAEARFFAAAGWDDITYAVGVTPQKLPAAKAIDGLTVLTDDVDVAHAIATAELHAWLEVDCGQGRGGCAPDDPALIAAARALGPRLRGVLTHGGQSYGCRSVEAAREVAEVERAAAVEAAERIRAAGVACPEVSVGSTPTALHAASLDGVTEVRAGVYVFFDLFQHAIGSCGRDDLALSVLASVVSRRPDGSVWIDAGTLALSSERSLDAVGGSGFGEVTDLDGRPLGRVVSTNQEHGHVVGEAPLDLAVGAQLWVWPNHACITAAMHDRYHVVEAGRVVAEWPRLPG from the coding sequence GTGATCGCCGAGACGCCGTGCCTGCTCCTCGACCGCGCGCGGCTCGACGCGAACTGCGCGCGGATGCGAGAGGCGGTCGCGCGGCGCGGCGCTCGGCTGCGGCCGCACGTCAAGACCGCCAAGTGCGTCGAGGTCGCCGACGCCGCGCTCGGGGACGCGCCCTTCCGCGGCATCGCGGTGTCCACGCTGGCCGAGGCGCGCTTCTTCGCGGCCGCCGGCTGGGACGACATCACCTACGCGGTCGGCGTCACCCCGCAGAAGCTGCCCGCCGCGAAGGCGATCGACGGGCTGACCGTGCTGACCGACGACGTCGACGTGGCGCACGCCATCGCGACCGCGGAGCTCCACGCGTGGCTCGAGGTCGACTGCGGGCAGGGGCGGGGAGGGTGCGCGCCCGACGACCCCGCGCTGATCGCCGCCGCGCGAGCCCTCGGTCCGCGCCTGCGCGGCGTGCTCACCCACGGCGGACAGAGCTACGGGTGCCGCTCCGTCGAGGCGGCCCGCGAGGTGGCCGAGGTCGAGCGCGCCGCGGCGGTCGAGGCGGCCGAGCGCATCCGCGCCGCGGGCGTCGCGTGCCCCGAGGTGAGCGTGGGCAGCACGCCGACCGCGCTCCACGCGGCGAGCCTCGACGGCGTCACCGAGGTGCGCGCGGGCGTCTACGTCTTCTTCGATCTCTTCCAGCACGCGATCGGCTCCTGCGGGCGCGACGACCTCGCGCTGAGCGTCCTGGCCTCGGTCGTCTCCCGGCGCCCGGACGGCTCGGTCTGGATCGACGCGGGCACGCTCGCGTTGAGCAGCGAGCGCAGCCTCGACGCGGTCGGCGGGAGCGGCTTCGGCGAGGTGACCGACCTCGACGGCCGCCCGCTCGGTCGCGTCGTCTCGACGAACCAGGAGCACGGGCACGTGGTCGGAGAGGCGCCGCTGGACCTCGCGGTCGGCGCCCAGCTTTGGGTCTGGCCCAACCACGCGTGCATCACCGCGGCGATGCACGACCGCTATCACGTGGTCGAGGCCGGGCGCGTCGTGGCCGAGTGGCCGCGGCTGCCCGGCTGA
- a CDS encoding DUF2452 domain-containing protein, whose protein sequence is MADDDETLRDGGGAHDGPARTSPYPMSRLAPAHDLVDVARQIQQADRTIGTVVTSKLDVIAKQIRLLQEEARGILEGARRDLDLHRAECSFSKRAGGLYHLYERPDETLYFSMLSPDDWRGSPPHAFRGSYRLEADQSWTPADDIDGEARRPEDVVRALLEPPPEG, encoded by the coding sequence GTGGCCGACGACGACGAGACCCTTCGAGATGGCGGCGGCGCGCACGACGGGCCGGCGCGCACCTCGCCGTATCCGATGAGCCGGCTCGCGCCCGCGCACGACCTGGTCGACGTGGCCCGACAGATCCAGCAGGCCGACCGGACCATCGGCACCGTGGTGACGTCCAAGCTCGACGTGATCGCCAAGCAGATCCGTCTCCTGCAAGAGGAGGCGCGCGGCATCCTGGAGGGCGCGCGTCGGGACCTCGACCTGCACCGCGCGGAGTGCTCGTTCAGCAAGCGCGCGGGCGGGCTCTATCACCTCTACGAGCGGCCGGACGAGACCCTCTACTTCTCGATGCTCAGCCCCGACGACTGGCGCGGCAGCCCGCCGCACGCCTTCCGCGGGAGCTACCGCCTCGAGGCGGACCAGTCCTGGACCCCCGCCGACGACATCGACGGCGAGGCGCGGCGGCCCGAGGACGTCGTGCGCGCCCTCCTCGAGCCGCCGCCCGAGGGCTGA